CAACACCCAGCATGTGAGCAAGTTAAATATAGATCGGAGAGTGTGATGATTAATAAATACACTCTCAGCCAGTCACATCTATAGAGAGAGAGCATATTAAAGACCCGCCCCCACCGGAGGGGGAAACGGCtcgccactctccattgactttgTATTGCGTGAAGGTTCCTCATTGTCAATTcagtctgctagcaaacaacagaaaaatgcctcaaagctgctgtgtggtgatatacactaccaacaatgtaaagaatCCATAAATTAAGTTTTTGTAAGCTGCCCGCCCAAAAACACTAGCTTTTATGAATGGCATAACGTTAGGttagtgtcaggatcccacagtctCCCCATTGTCCCTGCGGATTCCTCACTTCcgtatccacttttgtcttcataaaagctcagttttttggTTTGACAGagtacaaaaactaaaaaacttatagttttatacattgttgGTAGTTCATATACCACACATCAGCTTacaggcatttttctgttgtctgCTAGCAGACGGAATTGGCGACGAGGCACCTTCACGCAATAaaaagtcaatggagagcggaaagctttttttcccccctctgggCATAGCTTTCTGAGTATGAAGCGGTGCGCTCTGTCTTTATGGTCTCATTTCTCTGAAACGGCTGGGCCAATCACAATAAAGCATGACAACAACTGCTTAAAGTGCTAATATGATCCTTTTTGGCTTcatccctttcctttattttgttatatatctttttgtgcacgttatagcttttaatgaaaaagtccaaagtccaccccaaagggactttgctccaaacagctctattgtagtccagcctttatttctgtgacaaacgtgcgtcactttgtaatgcacgttataatgctcgcctacctgctagcatggcacgccctcatactctgcaactgtctagctagcagtccttacctagctactgagcatgtgcgactcccatcaaagatggaacagaagcgcgatgtctcactctgtagctaaaacagagagctcaacacacagggtgaaaagaagagctacagcaatgtgcagtacatcaaatatatggtgttttctgaaaattaaaccacataaactaTTCTGGttcaacctctaaatacaattatgaacctgaaaatgagcataatatgagcactttaacaaatgACGACAAACTCACGTTGTCAATTTCCTCTGTTCTTTTGGCTAGCTGGAAGCTACGTTGAGCTACTCTTGGACTGAGTGCCTGCACCAGTCTGTCTTTTGCTGTTTGGACAAACCACATATGACAAAACCTGAACAAGGAGTCTCTGAAGACCACTGCTTGGGCTAGCCGTTCCACGCCTGAGCTTAAGCTAGCCACTGATGCCAACTCAAGGTAAGCCCTAAACAACCCACCCACAGCTAGCCTTTTAACATCTTTCCTTTAGTCATTACTGCTTTTCTTTCACAAACATTTTATGTTTGAAAGTGACCGTAGCCGAGACACTTATAAGGAGCCGCTTGCCACACGTAACATAACAGAGCGACATTGCGCCAGAAACAGAGCTGGTTCTGTGATGTCTTTTCTCAGCATAATGTGTAAGACCACTTTCCACGAAAAGCCAGCGTTGCTGCCATATTTCAATAAACCTCTCACATGTACAGAGTGTGCGCCAAGCATCAAAATACCACACAGAGGGGCAAATTGAatttcagtgtaaaaaaaataccaaactATCAGACCGCTGCTTGCAATGGTTGTTGCGCTGCCACAAATTTATAAACAATTTTAGTCTAAAAGTACTGGAATCCTCCTTTAAAAAACGACACGTTTTAATTGTGGAATGTAAGCCTCCACACAGGCAGACGCTGCTCTTTTTTATTAATCTTGTACGTAGATGAATTGACCGGCCACGACATGGAGCTCACGCAGAACGTAAGCATGGAACCTCTGAACGGTTTTGTCCAGTGACATCTCTgataatcagtccctccagaaaaacgcgattatgcgattgcataattcagCCAAAGTCGGCATagttataatatatttatatattttttcaaatgcgccacactttcgccgcataaattgccaatttccgtgcaaaatatgcagggcttgcatgatttcataatccccgcattttcgttgcaaaaaagtcacatatatcttagcagaaagttgaaaaatgttgcgtttacttcacacaagagcagccattttcccctgttgccatgggaacgttatgaagtgacataattacgcgacgtgaacatcatcgaaaagctgcaaaccccgcgatgaagccatgatgaaaccgcagtttttgcaagttcccgcaatttcattgcataaaattgcataaatatcccgcatattccatcgcattttttaagaaaacgtgccgcataatcaaggatttttttattttctacccACCCCCCTCAGAAAATTCCCAGTGACTTTTGTGTGTTGATTAGTAGCTATAACCCTGGTTGAAAACACTCACATAGATTGTAATGTATACTTGAACTCACCAGTATCTGAGCGACATATTCAATATAAGCGTCTCTATACGCCATGTATGTCATTTGATACTAAATCtagaagaaacagaaaaattCAATAGATTCTTACACTGGTGGCATATTGGATGTCCCTCCATATGTTCGTCTCCCTGGAGAGGTCTGATGTCTCAAACAAGTTGTCCAGCACCACCTCCCCGATCATATCATGCCTTGAAAACCGGTCAAAGTCAAAGACGCTCATATGGAGCTTCCTGATCGCCAGCTCGTCATAAGGCACAGGAAACTGGAAGCTCTCATCGAACGTGGGGTTGAGCGTCTTCCGGTGGACGCGAGTCTGGAACTTCTTGCGGTCGGGCAGCAGGTAGACCTTCACGTAAGGGTCAGATGTGCCGCATAAGTCCTTGGCAGGTAGGTCTGCTGCCTTGAGGATGTTGACCATGAGGGCCTCGTTTTCGTAGTCGTACTTGAGAGAGAAGTTAATCCTGCCGCAGTTTTTGCTGCTGCCATTCTTGGACGAATCATCCGATTCCAGGGTCTTCTGTTGGTAGAGCTCTGGCTGGATGCGGCCGATGCTAGTGGGCTTTTCGTCATTGTCCACTACATAGTCATTTCCCAGGTCTAGACTGGTTGATTGCATCTGCCTGGGCAGGTGTCTTTTGAATGAATTGTGCCTGCAGGgtcaggaaagagagagagagagagagagagagagagagagaaagtgactgACAGGGAATGGCTTCTGGTTTGTGTTGAAGAGCTGTAGTGAAGACGAGCAAGGAAACTCAAAACAGGGAGGTTTTGAATGCAAGGGCCTTGACACACCAAGCTTACCTCAAACAAGTAGTGCTGACAAAGGGTGACGGATTGTATGACCTCATGTCACCTGATGTCTTCTGTTAGGGTTGCAATTGATCGAAAGCAACAGTCAGCGGCTTGTTGAGTTATTTCCTGTGTGAAAGGAAATAACTAGTGGCCTGTGGCCTGTAtttctattgtttttttgttttttaaaatgcactagtatagtgcccgttgaaaatgtgccttgTTTGGATGCAACTCcattgtatagcctactactgacttacagtgtaggctacatcagaggaagacattttagtactgtatttacctgacagagaacgctgCAGAGAGAGGTGTCGTATGATCATTAAccagcagaggtgttaatttccatacaggtttagtggcttgacagttaacggcaggggcgtagcactacattctgggccctgtagaaaggcattctctatgggcccgcatccacagctattcattctagcatctttttgggcccttcTCACATTTTGGTGACGGTAATgtgttgtaagttagcagtagacgGGTGGGtaagtctgatgaaaactgctgtgtctgcccagttcagctctgagattttctcgcattgcacagcgctgtgaaggaataatctctaAAAAAAGGATGTTCTGCCTCCGTTTATaagtggtgaatgtaggctacaacTTAATACCTAGTGTCTGGcttatatccagcaatcatgtagctGTAACGTTGGAAGCCCCCCGGTAACCAGTGGTTTGCTGTGTCAGGAGCCGGAATGGAAATGTTTGCTGCTTTAGACCAAGGACCAAAAGATGTGCTTTTTAAAGTCCAGCTGCATAATAAGCAGAATAGAGTCCTAATGGCCACTTATTAACATGGTGAAAACATGCTGTCCTGCTGGTATTACTAGAGCAaaaccttttcttcttcttccctctaTTCCATTAATTCTCCTGAAGAAGCCATCATATATAATTAGCCTTATGACTTAGAAAGAGATGCCTCTGAGGCAACACAATCTACAGTACGGTTTTCATTATAATTAACTTTGTAGATACCAAATTGCTTACATAGAACATTTCCACCCTCATTAGTGATGTAGGCAATCAAATAAATATGGTGCGCACCCTTTTTCACGTTTGATAAATGGAACTTTAATACTGCATGCCTTTGCGCTTAaactctgcctgtgtgtgtgtgtgtgtgcgcatgcatgcatgcatgcctgtgtgtATCCCAAAGCATATTTACACGAGTAACCATGTGAGACACACATGGTGTACAGTAGATGACTAACCGAGTGGAGGAAGCCGGCTCAGTGGCTTGCCTCTGCATGCGTTGCGTGCGGCGCAGGAAGTGCTCCCTCATGGAGAGCTGCACATCGGCGGGGATGTCAGGAGATGTATGGCTTATCTTCACTGCCGTCTCCAGGAAACCCATAGAACCCATGGGGTCCTTCACCTTCTCTGTCGCCATGGTGACCGCTGGCTGCTGGGGGCTGGGCAGAAGGAGAGGCGGCTGGAGCAGGCAGTCCTCTGGGTCGCAGGCCGGGGTGGGGGATGGACCGGGGAAATGGGCCTTAGTTCGCCAAGGCACACAGCACAGCTTCCAGGAGACGAATGTAAGAAGGCCCAGTAGAGCCAGGCCGCAGACCACAAACACACCGAGCAAGAGGCCAAAAGAAGCGTCTGGTGGTGAGCCGCGGGGACCAGAAACAGAGGGTCACACAATATGGACAAACAGATGGTGATTACAAgggtgagagggggggggagagagagagagaaatagagagagagagaaggtctATTAGGACATGATACCTCTGGTGCTATATCTGTGGTTTTTATAGACGACTAAGGACAGCGAGCCAAGTTCACCGGGAGATGTGCGTCATAAATATTAAAGTAACCTCCATTAATCTTCAGTTCAGCCAAGGGATAAGGAAAGCATATTAATGTAAACAGAATTCAAATTGGGTATGGTTTGCACTcacgcacatatacagtacatatacaaaGATAATTTCCTATGAAATTGGAGGTAAAAGCAATTATAGTCTGACAAatgatcaaaacaaaacaatataatcTTTGAAA
This genomic interval from Sander vitreus isolate 19-12246 chromosome 7, sanVit1, whole genome shotgun sequence contains the following:
- the syt6a gene encoding synaptotagmin-6 isoform X2, which codes for MSSDREEYDMVCQKAVTLIVDLCLHNSSLLDQDTCQDYLFLCSNKYPDIDSTDASFGLLLGVFVVCGLALLGLLTFVSWKLCCVPWRTKAHFPGPSPTPACDPEDCLLQPPLLLPSPQQPAVTMATEKVKDPMGSMGFLETAVKISHTSPDIPADVQLSMREHFLRRTQRMQRQATEPASSTRHNSFKRHLPRQMQSTSLDLGNDYVVDNDEKPTSIGRIQPELYQQKTLESDDSSKNGSSKNCGRINFSLKYDYENEALMVNILKAADLPAKDLCGTSDPYVKVYLLPDRKKFQTRVHRKTLNPTFDESFQFPVPYDELAIRKLHMSVFDFDRFSRHDMIGEVVLDNLFETSDLSRETNIWRDIQYATSESVDLGEIMFSLCYLPTAGRLTLTVIKCRNLKAMDITGYSDPYVKVSLICGGRRLKKKKTSIKKNTLNPSYNEAIIFDIPPDSMDHVSLHISVMDYDLVGHNEIIGVMRVGCHAEGLGRDHWNEMLAYPRKPIAHWHPLLESKKSDKEWKARTASFDSQGSCPSPRPPASP
- the syt6a gene encoding synaptotagmin-6 isoform X1 produces the protein MSSDREEYDMVCQKAVTLIVDLCLHNSSLLDQDTCQDYLFLLSSDSSDRKQLNASFGLLLGVFVVCGLALLGLLTFVSWKLCCVPWRTKAHFPGPSPTPACDPEDCLLQPPLLLPSPQQPAVTMATEKVKDPMGSMGFLETAVKISHTSPDIPADVQLSMREHFLRRTQRMQRQATEPASSTRHNSFKRHLPRQMQSTSLDLGNDYVVDNDEKPTSIGRIQPELYQQKTLESDDSSKNGSSKNCGRINFSLKYDYENEALMVNILKAADLPAKDLCGTSDPYVKVYLLPDRKKFQTRVHRKTLNPTFDESFQFPVPYDELAIRKLHMSVFDFDRFSRHDMIGEVVLDNLFETSDLSRETNIWRDIQYATSESVDLGEIMFSLCYLPTAGRLTLTVIKCRNLKAMDITGYSDPYVKVSLICGGRRLKKKKTSIKKNTLNPSYNEAIIFDIPPDSMDHVSLHISVMDYDLVGHNEIIGVMRVGCHAEGLGRDHWNEMLAYPRKPIAHWHPLLESKKSDKEWKARTASFDSQGSCPSPRPPASP